Proteins from a single region of bacterium:
- a CDS encoding HD domain-containing phosphohydrolase, producing the protein MDTENKVTGPGGIERRVGAGIRLKLFGFLLPLVFLLIASVTFVVTEVTQSTLRRDLLQRGAAVSRVVALSAGHFLLLNDPLGLDRLVSETRASDPDIAFVAIRDASDIVAAHDRVTERGKPYRPVPPLLPLGTFGDTRADEVVRDGRRLIEYTTPISFAGRRVGIASIGLSMEGLATAQRSIRRLIFAAAAVILVVAFFGTLLLSSFITTPVKRLHQGVLSLASSETFHPIPARSSDELGALTRNFNRMAETILAQKTALEKKARQLEEAYVSMVRVIAASLDARDPYTMGHSTRVARMSCALGRRLGMGEEELSDLERAAIFHDIGKIQTPDDVLLKGERLSRAEEEQMKSHPVDGTEILRMAPFLHRYIPVVRAHHEWYNGDGYPDGIKEDQIPLHAQLIALADAFDAMTTDRPYRQALTEEEAINEILQFRGSQFSPELADAFAKMMREMPPMDETILKSMSF; encoded by the coding sequence ATGGATACCGAGAACAAAGTGACGGGGCCGGGGGGGATCGAACGGCGGGTCGGGGCGGGAATCCGCCTGAAGCTGTTCGGGTTCCTGCTCCCCCTCGTCTTCCTCCTGATCGCCTCCGTGACCTTCGTGGTTACGGAAGTGACCCAGTCCACCCTTCGCCGCGATCTGCTCCAGCGGGGCGCCGCGGTCTCCCGGGTGGTGGCCCTCTCCGCGGGACACTTCCTGCTGCTGAACGATCCTCTCGGGCTGGACCGGCTCGTTTCGGAAACCAGGGCGAGCGATCCCGACATCGCCTTCGTCGCCATCCGGGACGCCTCCGACATCGTGGCGGCGCACGACCGGGTGACGGAGAGGGGAAAACCGTACCGTCCCGTCCCGCCCCTGCTGCCGCTGGGGACATTCGGCGACACGCGGGCGGACGAGGTGGTGCGCGACGGACGACGGCTCATCGAGTACACCACGCCCATCTCCTTCGCGGGACGGCGCGTCGGGATCGCCTCCATCGGTCTCTCCATGGAGGGTCTCGCGACCGCGCAGCGGTCGATCCGTCGGCTGATCTTCGCCGCGGCGGCGGTCATACTGGTGGTCGCCTTCTTCGGCACGCTGCTGCTCTCGTCGTTCATCACCACCCCGGTGAAGCGGCTTCACCAGGGGGTCCTCTCCCTCGCGAGCAGCGAGACGTTCCACCCCATCCCGGCGCGCTCCTCCGACGAGCTGGGCGCCCTCACCCGGAACTTCAACCGGATGGCGGAGACGATCCTCGCCCAGAAGACCGCCCTGGAAAAGAAGGCGCGTCAGCTGGAGGAAGCGTACGTCAGCATGGTCCGCGTCATCGCCGCGTCGCTGGACGCGAGGGACCCGTACACGATGGGCCACTCCACCCGCGTGGCGCGCATGTCGTGCGCCCTCGGGCGACGCCTCGGGATGGGCGAGGAGGAGCTTTCCGACCTGGAGCGGGCGGCGATCTTCCACGACATCGGGAAGATACAGACCCCCGACGACGTCCTTCTCAAGGGAGAGCGCCTGTCGCGGGCCGAGGAAGAACAGATGAAATCCCATCCGGTCGACGGCACGGAAATCCTCCGGATGGCGCCGTTCCTCCACCGGTACATTCCAGTGGTGCGCGCCCACCATGAGTGGTACAACGGGGATGGGTACCCGGACGGGATCAAGGAGGACCAGATCCCGCTCCACGCCCAGCTCATCGCGCTCGCCGACGCCTTCGACGCGATGACCACCGACCGGCCGTACCGGCAGGCGCTTACGGAAGAGGAGGCGATCAACGAGATCCTGCAGTTCCGCGGGTCGCAGTTCTCCCCGGAGCTGGCGGATGCCTTCGCGAAGATGATGAGGGAGATGCCGCCGATGGACGAAACCATTTTGAAGAGCATGTCGTTTTGA
- the hemW gene encoding radical SAM family heme chaperone HemW has protein sequence MRGIYIHVPFCVRKCGYCDFYSVTGGEEALDGFPALVEREMDLLLRTYPGEAEVPADTVYFGGGTPTVLGPDRLNALLAAVRSRFPVTEDAEITTEANPGTVTGADFARLREGGVNRVSLGVQSFRPGTLAALGRIHSVEDVRAAYRDARRAGFRSVGIDLIFGNPGQSEAEWREDLDLAVTFLPDHVSAYALTPEPGTPIRAAIGCGEIALPDDDAVARMYAAARETLTAAGYVHYEISNFARPGKECRHNQKYWRRDGYLGLGPSAHGLLFPGESAPFGLRTANPPSLVDYVRSLGEGRPPWGSGNACDREDAWKESLIFGLRMSEGVSPHSIEKRNGPPPEDVREAVENLIGSGSLLREGDRLRLPERYWFVSNEVLARLA, from the coding sequence ATGCGCGGGATCTACATACACGTGCCGTTCTGCGTCCGGAAGTGCGGGTATTGCGATTTCTACTCCGTCACCGGCGGCGAGGAGGCGCTCGACGGGTTCCCGGCGCTCGTGGAGCGGGAGATGGATCTTCTGCTGCGTACGTACCCCGGGGAGGCGGAGGTTCCGGCGGACACCGTGTACTTCGGAGGGGGAACCCCGACGGTCCTCGGGCCGGACCGGCTCAATGCGCTGCTCGCGGCGGTCCGGTCGCGCTTTCCCGTGACCGAAGACGCCGAGATCACGACGGAGGCGAACCCGGGGACGGTGACCGGCGCCGATTTCGCCCGACTGCGGGAGGGCGGCGTAAACCGCGTGAGCCTCGGGGTCCAGTCGTTCCGGCCGGGTACCCTCGCCGCCCTCGGTCGGATCCATTCCGTGGAGGACGTCCGCGCCGCATACCGGGACGCGCGGAGGGCGGGGTTCCGATCCGTCGGGATCGACCTCATCTTCGGAAATCCCGGCCAGAGCGAGGCGGAATGGCGTGAGGACCTCGATCTCGCCGTGACGTTCCTGCCCGACCACGTGTCGGCCTACGCGTTGACGCCGGAACCCGGCACGCCGATCCGCGCGGCGATCGGGTGCGGCGAGATCGCCCTGCCCGACGACGACGCCGTCGCCCGGATGTACGCGGCGGCGAGGGAAACCTTGACTGCCGCGGGGTACGTCCATTACGAGATCTCCAATTTCGCCCGGCCGGGGAAGGAGTGCCGGCACAACCAGAAGTATTGGCGCAGGGACGGGTACCTCGGGCTCGGTCCCTCGGCCCACGGGCTGCTGTTTCCCGGGGAATCCGCCCCGTTCGGTTTGCGGACGGCGAACCCGCCGTCGCTGGTCGACTACGTCAGGTCGCTCGGCGAAGGGAGGCCGCCGTGGGGATCAGGCAACGCCTGCGACCGCGAGGACGCGTGGAAGGAGTCGCTCATCTTCGGGCTGCGGATGTCGGAAGGGGTGTCCCCGCACTCCATCGAAAAAAGGAACGGCCCCCCGCCCGAGGATGTGCGGGAGGCCGTGGAAAACCTGATCGGATCCGGCTCACTGCTCCGGGAGGGAGACCGGCTGCGGCTCCCGGAACGGTACTGGTTCGTATCGAACGAGGTGCTCGCGCGCCTCGCCTGA
- a CDS encoding 3-hydroxyacyl-CoA dehydrogenase/enoyl-CoA hydratase family protein, translating to MFPKIRKVAVLGAGVMGSGIAAHLANAGISCLMLDIVPPALSDDDRKKGMTEKSPAFRNRFALKGMEAIRKSRPSVIYSQKDLSRIAIGNFDDDFAKIAECDWIVEVVIENLKIKQALYAKIEALWKPGIVVSSNTSGISIAQMMEGRGKEFRRHFLVTHFFNPVRYMKLLEMVAGEDTDPAIFAGIAEFGERVLGKGIVYGKDTPNFVGNRVGVFAMMHAMHAMIEDGLTIEEVDKVLGPAMGRPKSAAFGTADLVGLDTLLHVSDNVYANLKEDPDRERFLPPPFVKEMAKRGLLGRKSGAGFFKMEGKGDTKRKYVLDYNTLEYRPAEKVSFPSLDAAKGEEDTGARIRKVISGDDKAAKYAWKVLSDSLLYSAKRIPEIADDVVNVDNAMKWGFNWTLGPFETWDAIGLSGSVARMEAEGKAIPANVKKMLASGAASFYRRREGTPEFFDFASGGYLPVPLSPNIILLPSLAERKKEIRRNAGASLYDLGDGVLCVEFHTKMNTIDADIASMLMEGVDLAEKEFAGLVIANHADHFCAGANLMLVFLEAQNKQFGNIEKMVKGFQDACMRLRYSERPVVAAPAGMALGGGTEMCLGADRVRAAAETYMGLVEVGVGLLPAGGGLKEMAIRHLEGIPEGVAADPLPFLRKAFETVGMAKVSTSAKEARDLGFLRPTDRITLQRDFLIRDAKNTVLAMSGEGYEMPEPRSIALPGRSAFPTFVYGLYTMKAAGQISEHDEMIGRKIASVLTGGDVPPGTKRTEQELLDLEREAFLSLCGEEKTQARIQFMLMKGKPLRN from the coding sequence ATGTTTCCGAAAATCCGCAAGGTGGCCGTGCTCGGGGCCGGGGTGATGGGTTCCGGGATCGCGGCGCACCTGGCCAACGCCGGAATATCCTGCCTGATGCTCGACATCGTCCCGCCGGCGCTCTCCGACGACGACAGGAAGAAGGGGATGACGGAGAAGAGTCCCGCCTTCCGGAACCGGTTCGCCCTGAAAGGGATGGAGGCGATCCGGAAAAGCCGCCCGTCCGTGATCTATTCGCAGAAGGACCTGTCGCGGATCGCGATCGGCAACTTCGACGACGACTTCGCGAAGATCGCGGAGTGCGACTGGATCGTCGAGGTCGTGATCGAGAATTTGAAGATCAAGCAGGCGCTCTACGCGAAGATCGAGGCGCTCTGGAAACCGGGGATCGTCGTCTCCTCGAACACCTCCGGGATCTCGATCGCGCAGATGATGGAAGGGCGCGGGAAGGAGTTCCGCCGCCACTTCCTCGTCACCCATTTCTTCAATCCCGTCCGGTACATGAAGCTGCTCGAGATGGTCGCGGGGGAAGACACGGACCCCGCGATCTTCGCCGGGATCGCCGAGTTCGGCGAACGGGTCCTCGGGAAGGGGATCGTCTACGGGAAGGATACCCCGAATTTCGTCGGGAACCGGGTCGGCGTCTTCGCGATGATGCACGCGATGCACGCGATGATCGAGGACGGGCTGACCATCGAGGAGGTGGACAAGGTCCTCGGGCCCGCGATGGGGCGCCCCAAATCGGCCGCCTTCGGCACCGCCGATCTCGTGGGCCTCGACACGCTCCTCCACGTCTCCGACAACGTGTACGCGAATCTCAAGGAGGATCCCGATCGCGAGCGGTTCCTTCCGCCCCCCTTCGTGAAGGAGATGGCGAAGCGCGGCCTGCTGGGCCGCAAGTCCGGGGCCGGCTTCTTCAAGATGGAAGGGAAGGGGGACACGAAACGGAAGTACGTCCTCGACTACAACACGCTGGAGTACCGCCCGGCGGAGAAGGTTTCCTTCCCGTCCCTCGACGCGGCGAAGGGTGAGGAGGACACGGGGGCGCGGATCCGGAAAGTGATCTCGGGGGACGACAAGGCGGCGAAGTACGCCTGGAAGGTGCTCTCCGATTCGCTGCTTTATTCCGCGAAGCGGATCCCCGAGATCGCCGACGACGTGGTCAACGTCGACAACGCCATGAAGTGGGGATTCAACTGGACCCTCGGTCCCTTCGAGACGTGGGACGCGATCGGGCTGTCCGGCTCGGTGGCCCGGATGGAGGCCGAGGGGAAGGCGATCCCGGCGAACGTGAAGAAGATGCTCGCATCGGGCGCCGCGTCGTTCTACCGGCGGAGGGAGGGAACTCCCGAGTTCTTCGATTTCGCCTCCGGGGGATACCTGCCGGTTCCGCTTTCCCCGAACATCATCCTTCTCCCGTCCCTTGCGGAGCGGAAGAAGGAGATCCGGCGGAACGCGGGGGCGTCGCTCTACGACCTCGGCGACGGCGTGCTGTGCGTGGAGTTCCACACGAAGATGAACACCATCGACGCCGACATCGCCTCCATGCTGATGGAGGGCGTCGATCTCGCCGAAAAGGAGTTCGCGGGACTGGTCATCGCCAACCACGCGGACCATTTCTGCGCCGGGGCGAACCTGATGCTGGTCTTCCTCGAGGCGCAGAACAAGCAGTTCGGCAACATCGAGAAGATGGTCAAGGGGTTCCAGGACGCCTGCATGCGCCTGCGATACTCGGAACGCCCGGTCGTGGCGGCGCCCGCGGGGATGGCGCTGGGCGGCGGCACGGAAATGTGCCTCGGCGCCGACCGGGTCCGCGCGGCGGCCGAGACGTACATGGGGCTGGTCGAGGTGGGCGTGGGGCTGCTGCCGGCCGGCGGGGGCTTGAAGGAGATGGCGATCCGCCACCTCGAGGGGATCCCGGAAGGGGTCGCCGCGGACCCGCTCCCGTTCCTTCGCAAGGCGTTCGAAACGGTCGGGATGGCGAAAGTCTCCACGTCGGCGAAGGAGGCCCGCGATCTCGGTTTCCTGCGGCCCACGGACCGGATCACCCTCCAGCGCGATTTCCTGATCCGGGACGCGAAGAACACGGTGCTCGCGATGAGCGGGGAAGGGTACGAGATGCCGGAACCCCGGAGCATCGCCCTCCCCGGCCGGTCCGCCTTCCCGACGTTCGTCTACGGGCTCTACACGATGAAGGCGGCGGGACAGATCAGCGAGCACGACGAGATGATCGGACGGAAGATCGCCTCCGTGCTGACGGGCGGGGACGTTCCGCCGGGGACGAAACGGACCGAGCAGGAGCTGCTCGACCTGGAGCGCGAGGCGTTCCTCTCCCTCTGCGGCGAGGAGAAGACCCAGGCCCGCATCCAGTTCATGCTGATGAAGGGGAAGCCGCTCCGGAACTAG